A stretch of the Veillonella parvula DSM 2008 genome encodes the following:
- the fabD gene encoding ACP S-malonyltransferase → MKTAFVFPGQGSQKVGMLQDLYNAYPIVKQRFEEADEALGYSISKLCFEGPDTELVKTANTQPAILTASVACYEILKEQGFTPDIVGGHSLGEYSALVAAGVLNFKDAVYVVHKRGEYMQEAVPLGKGAMAAILALPREQVVEICEEVNASVGSVQAVNFNCPGQIVIAGETAAVETAAEKMKEAGAKRAVMLPVSAPFHSRLMEPAALRLKEELDKIQVSDAQIPVVANVTGKILTNANDIKESLVTQAANPVLWEDCVAEMVNFGVTRFVEVGPGKVLTGFTKKINKDMELANVEDIASLEKTLEFLKGVR, encoded by the coding sequence ATGAAAACGGCATTTGTTTTTCCTGGTCAAGGTTCTCAAAAAGTAGGCATGTTACAAGATTTGTATAATGCGTATCCTATTGTAAAACAACGTTTTGAAGAGGCTGACGAAGCACTTGGTTATTCCATCAGTAAATTATGCTTCGAAGGTCCTGATACAGAGCTCGTTAAAACAGCAAATACACAACCAGCTATTTTGACTGCATCCGTAGCTTGTTATGAAATTCTAAAAGAACAAGGCTTTACGCCTGATATCGTAGGCGGGCATAGTCTTGGTGAGTATAGTGCTCTAGTAGCAGCCGGTGTATTGAACTTTAAAGACGCAGTATATGTAGTTCATAAACGCGGTGAATATATGCAAGAAGCTGTGCCATTGGGTAAAGGCGCTATGGCGGCAATTTTGGCATTACCTCGTGAGCAAGTTGTAGAAATTTGTGAAGAAGTAAATGCTTCTGTAGGTTCTGTACAAGCAGTTAACTTCAATTGCCCTGGACAAATCGTTATTGCCGGTGAAACTGCAGCGGTGGAAACAGCAGCTGAAAAAATGAAAGAAGCAGGAGCGAAACGTGCAGTAATGCTTCCGGTGAGTGCTCCATTCCACAGCCGTTTGATGGAACCAGCAGCTCTTCGGTTAAAGGAAGAATTGGATAAGATCCAAGTGAGTGATGCACAAATTCCTGTAGTTGCAAATGTTACTGGTAAGATTTTGACTAATGCCAATGACATTAAAGAGTCCTTAGTTACTCAAGCCGCTAACCCTGTTTTATGGGAAGATTGTGTAGCTGAAATGGTAAACTTTGGTGTTACTCGCTTTGTTGAAGTGGGGCCTGGGAAAGTACTTACAGGTTTTACTAAAAAGATTAACAAAGATATGGAATTAGCCAATGTTGAAGACATTGCATCCTTAGAGAAAACGCTTGAATTTTTGAAGGGGGTTCGATAA
- the smc gene encoding chromosome segregation protein SMC: MQLLRLELKGFKSFADKTIVKFSPGMTAVIGPNGSGKSNITDAMKWVLGESNVRNLRGQKAEDIIFSGTEKRKPMSAAEVTLVFDNSDQQLDIDMAEVAITRRIYRTGESEFLINKRSCRLKDIHLLLADTGLGRDSMAIIGQNRIDAILNSKPEERRLIFEDVAGISRFKINKEDALRRIASTDRNMERVRDVMATIEEQLGPLSEKAEKTKKYMTLSRAKRDYDGALGFHNYKTSDRLLTRFENDNIAFKDEEIELQTELSKLEARRHELQSSSSKEQEQLKLWEAQYTEKQRDEERLSGHLRLLEEQLKTARRELDETSMRISELEATQKGEEQQLRILNQLIQDESAQLVEKESNLEELEASYKKAVEDVRSEQAKFQSLQSNREAFEKRQLEVVSAIETAKASIRSLEARKGESKNQCAILESEIAQVDSELQVARSEFEALGQKFNALSAQRQALVDDAKDAVMKAREERKELQKLRTQEQRAKGRLELLAQWEEQHEGYLEGTKNILNGKGSWREQITGAVGDLFTVEEKYTTAIETALGGSVNHVVTTTARAAAEGVNYLKSIQGGRVTFLPMDSVKGKPYDTPALHESCVLGTAVDCISFDNKYAHIFQYLLGRTLVVSSMDDAIGLQKKYNQQLRIVTLTGEQFQPGGSLTGGATKRKRASVLSRKEEAASLEQELVQIEGQIRSLIANLESLEKRVEETEKDQATLDESYQHTNLLYVASETKVQNIQNQLDRKKRVLHEEEQRLVQIDIDLATTTANLKDQETALASLQEDHGMDGNQGALMGRLTVLQKVQQEAYEAFTEARLTCDTLRHTIQERESQREQRNQSISSIIERLTPLRNLLVSTTQRYEEDIPLAQEVAEQELTSATAEVERLRALRDEAYDKTSTGREEMESILSEQDRLNQRYKVVQGRLVDMEGKITRHRMDCERFVEELQELGFTLEDAQVLRIEGSVSDWKDEQARLIAEIAELGPVNPNAVEEYEETKERYDFLTTQLADLDTAKAQLQAVIAEMDKAMSTQLYDVLDVVGRRFQEVFSQLFGGGTAQIVLTDPDNILTGGIDFYIQPPGKKRQQLTLLSGGERALTVIALLFSFLDYRPAPFCVLDEVDAALDEANVERFSSYLNRINKETQFIVVSHRKKTMEAAEVLQGVTMVERGVSRLLTVAFEDVKEDLA, translated from the coding sequence ATGCAATTACTTCGGTTGGAATTAAAGGGCTTTAAATCGTTTGCGGATAAAACGATTGTAAAATTCTCACCAGGAATGACTGCCGTTATTGGTCCTAACGGAAGTGGTAAAAGTAATATTACGGATGCTATGAAATGGGTATTGGGAGAATCCAATGTCCGTAATTTGCGCGGTCAAAAAGCAGAGGATATTATTTTCTCTGGTACGGAAAAGCGCAAACCTATGAGCGCTGCTGAGGTTACACTTGTGTTTGACAATAGTGACCAACAATTAGATATAGATATGGCTGAGGTAGCCATTACACGCCGTATATACCGCACTGGTGAAAGTGAGTTCCTCATTAATAAGCGATCTTGTCGTTTAAAGGACATACATCTTTTACTAGCAGATACCGGTCTTGGTAGAGACTCCATGGCTATCATTGGGCAGAACCGAATTGATGCTATTTTAAATTCTAAACCTGAAGAACGGCGCCTTATCTTTGAAGATGTAGCAGGTATTTCTCGCTTTAAGATCAATAAAGAAGATGCATTGCGTCGTATTGCCAGTACAGATCGTAATATGGAGCGTGTACGAGACGTAATGGCTACCATTGAAGAGCAATTAGGACCTTTGTCTGAAAAAGCGGAAAAGACTAAAAAATATATGACCTTAAGCCGCGCAAAGCGCGATTATGATGGGGCATTAGGCTTCCACAATTATAAGACCTCTGATCGTCTTTTAACACGTTTTGAAAACGATAATATTGCCTTTAAAGATGAAGAAATTGAGCTTCAAACTGAATTGTCTAAATTAGAGGCTCGTCGTCACGAATTGCAATCGTCCTCGTCAAAAGAGCAGGAACAGCTTAAGTTGTGGGAGGCTCAATATACTGAAAAGCAACGCGATGAAGAACGCTTATCTGGTCATTTACGTCTCTTAGAAGAGCAACTAAAAACAGCGCGCCGTGAATTAGATGAAACGTCTATGCGCATTAGCGAGCTAGAGGCTACGCAAAAGGGCGAGGAGCAACAATTGCGCATCTTAAATCAATTGATTCAAGATGAAAGTGCTCAATTAGTAGAAAAAGAGTCTAATCTAGAAGAATTAGAAGCGAGTTACAAAAAGGCTGTTGAAGATGTAAGGTCAGAACAAGCTAAGTTCCAATCCTTGCAATCCAATCGAGAGGCTTTTGAGAAACGTCAATTAGAAGTTGTGAGTGCTATTGAAACGGCTAAGGCTAGTATTCGGAGCTTAGAAGCTCGCAAGGGGGAAAGTAAAAATCAATGTGCTATTCTAGAATCTGAAATAGCACAGGTAGATAGTGAACTACAAGTCGCTCGTTCTGAATTTGAAGCGCTAGGTCAAAAGTTTAATGCCTTATCTGCTCAACGACAAGCCCTCGTTGATGATGCTAAGGATGCGGTCATGAAAGCGCGTGAAGAGCGTAAGGAATTACAAAAGCTGCGCACTCAAGAACAACGTGCAAAAGGTCGATTAGAACTATTAGCACAGTGGGAGGAACAGCACGAAGGTTACTTAGAAGGCACAAAGAACATCCTCAATGGTAAAGGTTCTTGGCGCGAACAGATCACGGGCGCTGTTGGCGATCTCTTTACGGTAGAGGAGAAATATACTACGGCTATCGAAACGGCCTTAGGCGGTAGTGTTAACCACGTTGTAACTACTACAGCTCGCGCTGCTGCGGAGGGTGTCAATTATTTGAAATCTATCCAAGGTGGTCGCGTAACCTTCTTGCCGATGGATTCTGTTAAAGGTAAACCATATGATACACCGGCTTTACATGAAAGCTGTGTATTAGGCACTGCTGTTGATTGTATTTCTTTTGATAATAAATACGCCCATATTTTCCAATACTTATTGGGGCGCACCTTGGTAGTGTCTTCCATGGATGATGCCATTGGATTACAGAAAAAATACAATCAGCAATTGCGCATCGTAACTCTTACAGGGGAACAATTTCAACCTGGTGGTTCTCTAACCGGTGGTGCCACAAAACGTAAGCGTGCTTCTGTATTGAGCCGCAAGGAAGAGGCTGCTAGTCTTGAACAAGAACTGGTACAAATCGAAGGTCAAATTCGCTCCTTAATAGCTAACTTAGAAAGCCTTGAAAAACGGGTTGAAGAGACTGAAAAGGATCAAGCGACTCTTGATGAAAGCTATCAACATACGAACTTACTCTATGTGGCTAGTGAAACAAAGGTACAAAATATACAAAATCAGCTGGATCGTAAGAAACGTGTTCTCCATGAAGAAGAGCAACGTTTAGTACAAATTGATATTGATTTGGCTACTACAACAGCTAACTTGAAAGATCAAGAAACAGCATTAGCTTCCTTGCAAGAGGATCATGGTATGGATGGTAATCAAGGGGCGTTGATGGGTCGATTAACCGTGTTGCAAAAGGTGCAACAAGAGGCGTATGAAGCTTTTACAGAAGCTCGCCTTACTTGTGATACCTTGCGACATACCATTCAGGAACGGGAATCACAACGTGAACAGCGTAATCAGTCTATTTCTAGTATTATTGAGCGTTTAACACCACTTCGTAATTTGTTAGTTAGTACTACACAACGCTATGAAGAGGATATCCCTCTGGCTCAGGAAGTTGCAGAACAAGAGTTGACCTCTGCTACGGCTGAGGTTGAACGATTACGTGCCCTTCGCGATGAAGCTTATGATAAAACATCTACGGGGCGCGAGGAAATGGAATCTATCCTCAGTGAGCAAGACCGATTGAATCAACGCTACAAAGTGGTGCAAGGTCGCCTTGTTGATATGGAAGGTAAAATTACACGTCATCGCATGGACTGTGAGCGCTTTGTAGAAGAATTACAAGAGCTAGGCTTTACTTTGGAAGATGCTCAAGTCCTTCGCATTGAAGGCTCCGTTAGCGATTGGAAGGATGAGCAAGCTCGTTTGATAGCCGAAATTGCCGAATTGGGTCCAGTCAATCCAAATGCCGTTGAGGAATACGAAGAGACTAAAGAACGCTATGATTTCTTAACCACACAATTAGCTGATTTAGATACGGCAAAGGCGCAATTACAGGCGGTTATTGCCGAAATGGATAAGGCTATGAGTACACAGCTATATGATGTATTGGATGTGGTAGGCCGTAGATTCCAAGAAGTATTCAGCCAATTGTTTGGCGGTGGTACTGCGCAAATTGTACTTACTGATCCAGATAATATCTTGACGGGTGGTATCGACTTCTACATTCAACCACCAGGGAAAAAGCGTCAACAATTGACACTTTTATCGGGTGGTGAGCGTGCTCTTACGGTTATCGCTTTATTGTTCTCATTCCTTGACTATCGTCCAGCTCCGTTCTGTGTGCTTGACGAAGTTGACGCGGCGCTTGACGAAGCTAATGTTGAACGATTTAGCTCTTACTTAAATCGAATAAATAAAGAAACACAATTTATCGTTGTATCTCACCGTAAAAAGACGATGGAAGCTGCCGAAGTACTTCAAGGGGTAACCATGGTGGAACGCGGTGTATCGCGATTATTAACAGTAGCATTTGAAGATGTGAAGGAGGATCTAGCATAA
- a CDS encoding elongator complex protein 3, translating into MKPFGMIPFFIPHVGCPYVCTFCNQSRITGQSGISHLTPEYIQQTIKDYVGTKRNEKFWEVAFYGGSFTAIIKDLQHKLLMPAYEMLQQGLIDGIRCSTRPDAVGDEAITLLQSYGVKTVELGVQSMNDGILVDAKRGHTAQEVVEAVTRLKHRDMTVGVQLLPGLKGETWQTIIETAIAVAALRPDFVRIYPVLVIENTELAEQYRAGEYKPLSTELAIQYCSFLKDWFEQHGIEVIRTGLQSTEELDSGNSLVAGPYEPAMGELVVNEQYKQRIERCIDEHASQYTYALSNDCFNLTDYATYENLGFSGVSAYNADNSGYIDNTNNDRTNYIRNNGIAVQHNIVISYPRCLTSKVRGLNNRNVKYFQIQYPQYAFEWCEERTRNTVRCCIDGLQYVL; encoded by the coding sequence ATGAAACCATTTGGTATGATTCCCTTTTTTATACCTCACGTAGGTTGTCCCTATGTGTGTACATTTTGTAATCAATCTCGTATTACAGGCCAATCTGGTATTAGTCACCTAACTCCAGAATATATACAACAAACAATCAAAGACTATGTAGGAACAAAGCGGAATGAAAAGTTTTGGGAGGTTGCCTTTTATGGTGGATCATTTACGGCTATTATTAAAGATTTACAACATAAATTATTAATGCCTGCCTATGAAATGCTTCAACAGGGCCTCATTGATGGCATACGCTGTTCTACAAGGCCCGATGCTGTAGGAGATGAAGCGATTACATTATTACAGTCTTATGGAGTAAAAACTGTGGAACTTGGTGTGCAGTCTATGAATGATGGTATTTTAGTCGATGCTAAGAGGGGGCACACGGCACAAGAGGTAGTAGAGGCTGTTACACGATTAAAACATCGTGATATGACCGTTGGGGTTCAACTTTTACCGGGACTAAAAGGAGAGACTTGGCAAACCATAATAGAAACGGCCATTGCAGTAGCCGCATTACGACCTGATTTTGTACGTATCTATCCCGTACTAGTTATAGAAAATACAGAGCTAGCCGAACAGTATAGAGCTGGAGAATATAAACCACTAAGTACTGAGCTAGCTATACAGTATTGTTCATTTTTAAAAGATTGGTTTGAACAGCATGGCATTGAAGTCATTCGCACGGGTTTACAAAGTACAGAAGAATTAGATTCCGGCAATAGCTTAGTAGCGGGGCCATATGAGCCCGCTATGGGGGAGCTGGTTGTGAACGAACAGTATAAGCAGCGAATTGAACGTTGTATTGATGAGCATGCATCTCAGTATACGTACGCACTAAGTAACGATTGTTTTAATCTAACTGACTACGCTACTTATGAAAATCTAGGATTTAGTGGAGTTAGTGCTTATAATGCTGATAATAGTGGATATATAGATAACACTAATAATGATAGAACAAATTATATTAGGAATAATGGTATTGCAGTACAGCATAATATTGTTATTTCTTATCCGAGATGCTTAACATCTAAGGTGCGAGGCCTTAATAATCGAAACGTTAAATACTTTCAGATTCAGTATCCGCAGTATGCATTTGAATGGTGTGAAGAACGCACGAGAAATACCGTTCGTTGCTGTATTGATGGCCTGCAATATGTGTTATAA
- the fabF gene encoding beta-ketoacyl-ACP synthase II — MEKRVVITGLGAVTPVGIGKENFYNALLAGQSGIGPITRFDASDYATRIAGEVKDFDITNYGVDKKEARRMDRSVEFAIGAAVLACEDADLDLDKADLDRCGTVVGTGIGGIDSIHEVYETLFEKGPGRVSPFAVPMMIANMTSARVSIRLGLKGPVITDVTACTSGTNAIGDAFRIIQRGDADVMFAGGTEAAVSPAAVAGFAAMKAMSTRNDEPTKASRPFDRDRDGFVMGEGAGIVVLEELEHAKARGAHIYAEVVGYGSNGDAYHITAPAPGGVQARKCMELAIKDAGIDPKDVNYINAHGTSTGLNDQNETLAIKELFGDHAKNIAVNSTKSMTGHLLGAAGAIETIVMAMAIETGKVHPTINCDNPDEGLDLDYVREGARELQVKCALSNSFGFGGHNGTLCIRRYEA; from the coding sequence TTGGAAAAACGTGTAGTAATTACTGGCTTAGGGGCAGTGACTCCTGTAGGTATCGGTAAAGAGAACTTCTACAATGCGTTATTGGCAGGTCAATCTGGTATTGGGCCGATTACACGCTTTGACGCATCTGACTATGCAACACGCATTGCGGGTGAAGTAAAAGACTTTGATATTACAAACTATGGGGTAGACAAGAAAGAAGCTCGTCGTATGGACCGTTCTGTAGAATTTGCTATCGGTGCAGCTGTTCTTGCTTGTGAAGATGCTGATCTTGATTTAGATAAAGCAGATTTAGATCGCTGTGGTACTGTAGTTGGTACAGGTATAGGCGGCATTGACTCTATCCATGAGGTGTATGAAACATTATTCGAAAAAGGTCCTGGCCGTGTAAGTCCATTTGCAGTACCTATGATGATTGCAAATATGACATCTGCACGCGTATCTATTCGCCTTGGTCTTAAAGGTCCAGTTATTACAGACGTAACTGCTTGTACTTCTGGTACAAATGCGATTGGCGATGCATTCCGTATCATCCAACGTGGAGATGCTGATGTGATGTTTGCTGGTGGTACTGAGGCTGCGGTATCTCCGGCTGCTGTAGCTGGTTTTGCGGCTATGAAAGCTATGTCTACACGCAATGATGAGCCAACAAAGGCGTCCCGTCCATTTGACCGTGACCGTGATGGTTTCGTAATGGGTGAAGGTGCTGGTATCGTAGTTCTTGAAGAATTAGAACACGCAAAAGCACGCGGTGCGCATATCTATGCTGAAGTTGTGGGCTATGGTAGCAATGGTGATGCTTACCATATCACTGCACCAGCTCCAGGTGGTGTTCAAGCTCGTAAATGTATGGAATTAGCAATTAAAGATGCAGGTATTGATCCTAAAGACGTTAACTACATCAATGCTCATGGTACATCTACTGGCCTTAATGACCAAAATGAAACATTGGCTATTAAAGAATTGTTCGGCGATCACGCTAAAAATATCGCTGTTAACTCTACTAAATCCATGACAGGTCACTTATTGGGGGCTGCTGGTGCTATTGAAACTATCGTAATGGCAATGGCGATTGAAACTGGTAAAGTTCACCCTACAATTAACTGTGACAATCCTGATGAAGGTTTGGATCTGGACTATGTTCGTGAAGGCGCACGTGAACTTCAAGTAAAATGTGCACTTTCTAACTCTTTCGGTTTTGGTGGTCATAACGGTACACTTTGCATTCGCCGTTATGAAGCTTAA
- the rnc gene encoding ribonuclease III translates to MVTIETHKSKITQAREESLHELVARLDIPVSDISIIDCAFTHTSYANEHKSKHIHHNQRLEFLGDAVLDLIIGEYLFKTYPDMAEGNLTKIKAATVCEDSLASVSRSLQLGQYLLLGHGERASGGNDRNSILADTFESLIGAIYISTDYQTAMAFVLKHLTTYIMQALEGKRGKDYKTLLQEYVQRDGDKHIVYHLLSESGPDHAKTFHMEVEINGVTYEAGSGKSKKIAEQHAAQLTLEKLMADK, encoded by the coding sequence ATGGTTACTATCGAAACGCATAAGAGTAAGATAACACAAGCTCGTGAAGAATCTCTTCATGAGCTTGTTGCTCGTTTAGACATACCTGTGTCAGATATATCCATTATAGATTGTGCTTTTACACATACTTCTTATGCGAATGAACATAAATCAAAGCATATTCATCACAATCAGCGATTAGAGTTTTTAGGCGATGCTGTTTTGGATCTTATTATTGGGGAATACCTATTTAAGACATATCCAGATATGGCTGAAGGTAATTTAACGAAAATTAAGGCCGCTACAGTGTGTGAGGATTCTTTAGCATCTGTGAGTCGTTCTTTGCAACTAGGACAATATTTATTGCTCGGTCATGGAGAACGCGCTTCCGGTGGTAACGATAGAAACTCTATATTAGCGGATACCTTTGAGTCTCTCATCGGTGCCATTTATATTTCTACAGATTATCAAACGGCTATGGCCTTTGTTTTAAAGCATTTAACTACCTATATCATGCAAGCCTTAGAAGGTAAGCGGGGCAAAGATTATAAGACGTTATTACAAGAATATGTGCAAAGAGATGGGGATAAACATATTGTCTATCATTTGCTCAGTGAAAGTGGTCCCGATCATGCTAAAACCTTCCATATGGAGGTTGAAATTAATGGTGTTACTTACGAGGCCGGCTCTGGTAAAAGTAAAAAAATTGCAGAACAACATGCGGCTCAATTGACTTTAGAAAAGTTGATGGCTGATAAATAG
- the fabG gene encoding 3-oxoacyl-[acyl-carrier-protein] reductase: MHLEGKVAIVTGASRGIGRAVAINLAQSGADVVVNYSGSEGAAQETVEAVQALGRKAIKIKANVANADEVASMVEEAHKEFGHIDILVNNAGITRDGLLMRMKDEDFDAVIDINLKGVYLVTKAVSKIMMKQRSGHIINMTSVVGVIGNAGQTNYAASKAGVIGFTKSCAKELASRGITVNAIAPGFINTDMTDVLPEKVKEAMVTQIPLGRMADAEEVATVATFLASDFANYITGQVINVDGGMVM, translated from the coding sequence ATGCATTTAGAGGGTAAAGTAGCCATTGTAACTGGCGCATCCCGTGGCATTGGTCGCGCTGTAGCTATCAATCTAGCACAATCTGGTGCTGATGTTGTTGTAAACTATAGCGGTAGCGAAGGTGCAGCGCAAGAAACTGTTGAAGCTGTACAAGCGTTAGGCCGCAAAGCCATTAAAATTAAAGCTAATGTAGCCAATGCTGATGAAGTTGCTTCCATGGTGGAAGAAGCTCATAAAGAATTTGGTCACATTGATATTCTCGTGAATAATGCGGGGATTACGCGTGACGGTTTGTTAATGCGAATGAAAGACGAAGATTTTGATGCTGTTATCGATATCAACTTAAAAGGTGTTTACTTGGTAACTAAAGCAGTATCTAAAATCATGATGAAACAACGTTCTGGTCATATTATTAACATGACATCTGTTGTTGGTGTTATAGGTAATGCTGGTCAAACTAACTATGCTGCTTCTAAAGCGGGCGTAATTGGTTTTACTAAATCCTGTGCTAAAGAATTGGCTAGCCGTGGTATTACAGTTAATGCTATTGCACCAGGCTTTATCAATACAGATATGACTGATGTATTACCAGAAAAAGTTAAAGAAGCTATGGTTACTCAAATTCCGTTGGGCCGTATGGCTGATGCCGAAGAAGTAGCAACAGTAGCAACATTCCTTGCTAGCGATTTTGCTAATTATATTACGGGTCAAGTCATCAATGTTGATGGTGGCATGGTAATGTAG
- a CDS encoding acyl carrier protein, with translation MNTFDKVKAIVVEQLGVDEAEVTIDSTFIDDLGADSLDIVELIMAFEEEFNVEIPDDVAEKIKTVKDTVEYIDSAK, from the coding sequence ATGAACACTTTCGATAAAGTTAAAGCAATCGTTGTGGAACAATTAGGCGTTGATGAAGCTGAAGTTACCATTGATTCTACATTCATCGACGACTTAGGCGCTGACTCCTTAGATATCGTTGAATTGATCATGGCATTTGAAGAAGAATTCAATGTTGAAATCCCTGACGACGTTGCAGAAAAAATTAAAACCGTTAAGGATACAGTAGAATATATTGATTCTGCTAAATAA
- the fabK gene encoding enoyl-[acyl-carrier-protein] reductase FabK, protein MIKTDICDLLQIEYPIFQGGMAWLGTAELAAAVSEAGGLGIIGAGHMPPDIFRNEIHKLKERTSKPFGCNIMLMSPFVKEVMEVVVEERVPVITTGAGNPGVYVPALKEIGTKVIPVVASVLLAKRLLRGGIDAIIAEGTESGGHVGDITTMALIPQVVDAVDVPVIAAGGIADGRGMAAAFALGAKAVQMGTRFVLSEECIAHENYKNAVLKAKDRATVMTGLTTGHPVRIIDNALAHKYKSLEFSGGSKEELEALGAGTLRLAAIDGNIKEGSVMIGQISGMLTDVKPCETIIKDIMTEAETVIKNLQGLSK, encoded by the coding sequence ATGATTAAGACTGACATTTGTGATTTATTGCAGATTGAGTATCCAATCTTTCAAGGTGGTATGGCTTGGCTCGGTACTGCAGAATTAGCGGCAGCCGTTTCTGAAGCTGGTGGCCTTGGGATTATTGGTGCTGGTCATATGCCTCCTGATATTTTCCGTAATGAAATCCATAAATTAAAAGAGCGCACTAGCAAGCCTTTTGGCTGTAATATTATGCTCATGTCTCCATTTGTAAAAGAGGTTATGGAAGTAGTTGTGGAAGAACGTGTTCCTGTTATTACTACAGGTGCAGGTAATCCTGGTGTTTATGTTCCCGCTTTGAAAGAAATTGGTACAAAAGTTATTCCTGTAGTTGCATCAGTATTACTTGCAAAGCGCTTATTACGTGGCGGTATTGATGCAATTATTGCTGAAGGTACAGAGTCTGGTGGTCACGTAGGTGATATTACAACTATGGCATTAATTCCTCAAGTAGTTGATGCTGTAGATGTACCAGTTATTGCTGCTGGTGGTATTGCAGATGGTCGTGGTATGGCTGCGGCATTTGCATTAGGTGCTAAAGCGGTACAAATGGGGACACGATTCGTATTATCCGAAGAATGTATTGCCCATGAAAATTATAAAAATGCTGTATTGAAAGCAAAAGATCGTGCTACAGTTATGACTGGCTTAACAACAGGTCATCCTGTACGTATTATAGATAATGCGTTAGCTCATAAATATAAATCCCTTGAATTTAGTGGTGGTTCTAAAGAGGAATTGGAAGCATTAGGCGCTGGCACACTTCGTTTAGCTGCTATTGATGGTAATATAAAAGAAGGTTCTGTAATGATCGGTCAAATTTCTGGTATGTTAACAGATGTTAAACCATGTGAAACTATCATTAAAGATATCATGACTGAAGCTGAAACAGTGATTAAGAATCTTCAAGGTCTTAGTAAATAA
- a CDS encoding NAD(P)H-dependent flavin oxidoreductase encodes MKLPELRIGNLVAKVPIIQGGMAIRLSTARLAAAVANEGGIGLIAASGLPFDELRYEIQLARKLSPTGIIGINAMVAATQFAGLVKTAIEEGIDLVVAGAGFSRDMFAMGKESGTPIVPIVSSAKLARISEGLGAAAVIVEGCEAGGHLGTDRSAREIVPEVVAAVKNIPVIAAGGVLDGHDIVEMLKIGASGVQMGSRFAASDECNASDELKKMYVRATNPEDIVLIQSPVGLPGQAIKNKFAESVLDGTVAPPTVCDNCLKHCSHKFCIIRALSRAQQGDVETGLVFSGNNMRKVDRIMPVKDIFAQLKQQVAEID; translated from the coding sequence GTGAAGCTCCCTGAACTTCGCATTGGGAATCTAGTGGCCAAAGTACCTATTATTCAAGGTGGTATGGCGATTAGATTGTCTACAGCTCGCTTGGCAGCAGCCGTTGCAAATGAAGGTGGTATCGGCCTTATTGCGGCATCGGGCTTGCCTTTCGATGAATTACGATACGAAATACAATTAGCTAGAAAATTATCACCTACGGGTATTATTGGTATAAATGCGATGGTAGCAGCAACTCAATTTGCTGGCTTAGTAAAGACTGCCATCGAAGAAGGCATTGATCTTGTAGTAGCAGGTGCTGGTTTTTCAAGAGATATGTTCGCAATGGGCAAAGAGTCTGGTACTCCTATTGTACCAATTGTTTCGTCCGCAAAATTAGCTCGCATTTCTGAAGGTTTAGGTGCTGCAGCTGTAATCGTAGAAGGCTGTGAAGCTGGTGGACACTTGGGGACGGATCGTTCCGCTCGAGAAATCGTTCCCGAAGTTGTAGCAGCGGTAAAAAACATTCCAGTAATTGCTGCTGGTGGTGTTCTAGATGGCCATGATATCGTTGAAATGTTAAAAATCGGCGCTAGTGGTGTTCAAATGGGTAGCCGTTTTGCTGCTTCTGATGAATGTAATGCATCTGATGAATTGAAAAAAATGTATGTACGAGCTACAAACCCTGAGGATATAGTATTGATTCAAAGTCCTGTTGGTTTGCCTGGTCAAGCAATAAAAAACAAATTTGCTGAATCTGTTTTAGATGGTACTGTAGCGCCTCCAACGGTGTGTGATAACTGTTTAAAACATTGTTCCCATAAATTCTGCATTATCCGTGCTCTTTCTCGCGCACAACAAGGTGATGTGGAAACGGGGTTGGTGTTCTCTGGCAATAATATGAGAAAAGTCGATAGGATTATGCCAGTTAAAGATATCTTTGCTCAATTAAAACAGCAAGTAGCAGAGATTGATTAA